A DNA window from Desulfuromonas sp. contains the following coding sequences:
- a CDS encoding capsular biosynthesis protein CpsI, protein MKILITGAAGFIGFHVSQYLLNRGDQVVGIDNLNDYYDVSLKQARLDQLLPRDHFRFLKIDLADRKAIETLFVDEGFDKVVHLGAQAGVRYSLVNPHAYIDANITGTMNILEGCRHNKVNHLVFASSSSVYGANTTMPFSVHHNVDHPVSLYAASKKANELMAHTYAHLYALPCTGLRFFTVYGPWGRPDMAMFLFTRAILDGKPIDVFNHGKMRRDFTYVDDIVEGIVRVLDNTAQANPDWTGADPDPGTSAAPYKIYNIGNNNPVELMKLIEVLEDALGKKAEKNFMPIQPGDVPATWADVDDLVNDVGFKPDTPIEEGVRRFVEWYRGYYEL, encoded by the coding sequence TTGAAAATTCTGATCACCGGCGCCGCTGGTTTTATCGGGTTCCATGTCAGTCAGTATCTTCTTAATCGTGGCGATCAGGTTGTCGGCATCGACAACCTCAATGACTACTATGATGTCAGTTTAAAACAGGCGCGGCTTGATCAGCTCTTGCCCAGGGATCATTTCCGCTTTTTGAAAATCGACCTGGCGGATCGTAAAGCCATCGAGACGCTGTTTGTCGATGAAGGTTTCGACAAGGTCGTTCATCTCGGTGCCCAGGCCGGTGTCCGCTATTCCCTGGTCAATCCGCATGCCTACATTGATGCCAATATTACCGGTACAATGAATATCCTTGAAGGGTGCCGGCACAACAAGGTTAACCATCTGGTTTTCGCCTCGTCTTCTTCAGTCTATGGTGCCAATACAACCATGCCGTTTTCAGTTCATCATAATGTTGACCACCCGGTTTCACTCTATGCTGCCAGCAAGAAGGCGAATGAGTTGATGGCGCACACCTACGCGCATCTTTATGCCTTGCCCTGTACCGGATTGAGGTTCTTTACCGTCTACGGTCCCTGGGGCCGTCCCGATATGGCTATGTTCCTTTTTACCAGGGCAATCCTTGACGGCAAGCCGATCGATGTTTTCAATCATGGAAAGATGCGGCGCGACTTTACCTATGTCGACGATATCGTTGAGGGTATTGTTCGAGTTCTTGACAACACGGCTCAAGCCAATCCTGACTGGACGGGGGCTGACCCGGACCCCGGGACCAGTGCGGCACCTTATAAAATCTATAATATCGGCAACAACAACCCGGTCGAGCTGATGAAGCTGATAGAGGTGCTCGAAGATGCACTCGGCAAAAAAGCTGAAAAGAACTTCATGCCGATCCAGCCGGGCGATGTTCCGGCGACCTGGGCTGATGTTGACGATCTGGTGAATGATGTTGGTTTTAAACCTGACACACCGATCGAAGAGGGAGTGCGGCGGTTCGTTGAGTGGTATCGGGGATATTATGAGTTGTAA
- a CDS encoding thioesterase produces the protein MPDFKFSIPYSVRIADINYGGHVSNAAVMNFFHDARIAYLDHFECSEMDIGGVGVIMPEAHVRYHKEMFLGDRLQIGVRIDSMRKSSFLMLYQICRDEEICVEGSTNIVAFDYDKRKTSRIPAQFRRRTADFEERPDWVL, from the coding sequence ATGCCCGATTTTAAATTTTCTATTCCTTATTCGGTTCGGATCGCAGATATCAACTACGGCGGTCATGTCTCAAATGCTGCAGTTATGAATTTCTTTCATGATGCACGTATTGCATATCTTGATCACTTCGAGTGCAGTGAAATGGATATTGGCGGCGTCGGTGTCATCATGCCGGAGGCGCATGTTCGTTACCACAAGGAGATGTTCCTTGGTGATCGCCTGCAAATCGGCGTACGCATCGACAGTATGCGCAAGTCTTCATTTTTAATGCTGTACCAGATCTGTCGCGATGAAGAAATTTGTGTTGAGGGGTCGACAAACATAGTCGCTTTCGATTACGATAAGAGGAAAACGTCAAGGATTCCGGCGCAGTTTCGTCGACGGACGGCCGATTTTGAGGAACGCCCGGATTGGGTTTTGTAA